The following coding sequences lie in one Macadamia integrifolia cultivar HAES 741 unplaced genomic scaffold, SCU_Mint_v3 scaffold944, whole genome shotgun sequence genomic window:
- the LOC122070541 gene encoding transcription factor bHLH96-like: MALEAVVFPQDLFSYGCKDLYSLGGGWGYDFGVAEEEEKVGHEVVLDKNIDQQGLYGNNWDSSSSSMVQNMKEWETNSSPEACTGDGGGFFAGGFPPVKTPATTPSRRKRRRARSSKNKEEVENQRMTHIAVERNRRKQMNEYLAVLRSLMPPSYVQRGDQASIIGGAINFVKELEQLLQSLEAQKRINHRSDSSFSSPFADFFTFPQYSSSSVHCSNIAASNESAAENRSAIADIEVTMVESHANLKVLSRRRPKQLLKMVTGFQALRLTVLHLNVTALDQMALYSFSVKVEEDCQLTSVDEIATAVHQMLGRMQEESGFS, from the exons atggcATTGGAAGCTGTAGTCTTCCCTCAAGACCTGTTTAGTTATGGCTGCAAGGACTTGTATTCCTTAGGAGGAGGTTGGGGCTACGATTTTGGtgtagcagaagaagaagaaaaagttggGCATGAGGTGGTTCTTGACAAGAATATAGATCAGCAGGGTCTATATGGTAATAATTGggactcttcttcttcttccatggtgCAAAATATGAAGGAATGGGAAACCAATTCCTCACCTGAGGCTTGCACCGGTGATGGTGGGGGGTTCTTTGCCGGTGGCTTTCCACCTGTGAAAACTCCAGCGACAACCCCAAGTCGGCGTAAGAGACGACGCGCTAGGAGTTCCAAGAACAAGGAAGAAGTGGAAAACCAGAGGATGACCCACATTGCCGTCGAACGTAACCGTCGGAAGCAGATGAATGAGTATCTGGCCGTACTCCGGTCTTTGATGCCGCCGTCTTACGTTCAAAGG GGAGACCAAGCATCGATCATAGGAGGAGCCATTAATTTTGTGAAGGAACTGGAGCAACTCCTACAATCACTAGAGGCTCAGAAGCGAATTAATCACCGATCAGACTCCAGTTTCTCTTCCCCATTTGCAGATTTCTTCACATTCCCTCAATACTCCTCAAGCTCAGTTCACTGCAGCAACATCGCAGCCTCAAATGAATCTGCGGCGGAGAATAGGTCAGCCATTGCAGACATTGAAGTGACCATGGTGGAAAGCCATGCCAACCTCAAAGTGCTCTCAAGGAGACGACCCAAGCAGCTCTTGAAGATGGTTACAGGCTTCCAAGCTCTCCGACTCACAGTGCTCCACCTCAATGTTACAGCCCTTGATCAAATGGCCCTCTACTCTTTCAGTGTGAAG GTTGAAGAAGACTGCCAACTTACTTCAGTGGATGAAATCGCCACAGCTGTTCATCAAATGCTAGGTAGAATGCAGGAGGAGTCTGGGTTTAGCTGA